One stretch of Pseudomonas fluorescens Q2-87 DNA includes these proteins:
- the dut gene encoding dUTP diphosphatase, whose amino-acid sequence MHALQAKILDPRIGNEFPLPQYATPGSAGLDLRAMLKQDTILEPGQTLLIPTGLSIYIGDPGLAALILPRSGLGHKHGIVLGNLVGLIDSDYQGELMVSCWNRGQTAFNIAVGERIAQLVLVPVVQAHFELVEEFDESQRGAGGFGHSGSH is encoded by the coding sequence ATGCACGCCTTACAAGCCAAGATTCTCGACCCACGCATCGGCAACGAATTCCCGTTGCCACAGTACGCCACACCGGGCTCCGCCGGCCTCGACCTGCGGGCGATGCTCAAGCAGGACACAATCCTGGAGCCGGGCCAGACCCTGCTGATCCCCACCGGCCTGTCGATCTACATTGGCGACCCAGGCCTGGCCGCATTGATTTTGCCGCGCTCCGGCCTGGGCCATAAGCACGGCATCGTGCTGGGCAACCTGGTAGGCCTGATCGACTCCGATTACCAGGGCGAATTGATGGTGTCGTGCTGGAACCGCGGTCAAACAGCGTTCAACATCGCCGTAGGCGAGCGCATCGCGCAACTGGTGCTGGTTCCCGTGGTCCAGGCGCACTTCGAACTGGTCGAGGAATTCGACGAAAGCCAGCGCGGTGCTGGCGGTTTCGGGCATTCCGGTAGCCACTGA
- the coaBC gene encoding bifunctional phosphopantothenoylcysteine decarboxylase/phosphopantothenate--cysteine ligase CoaBC: MQRLYRKRIVLGVGGGIAAYKSADLVRRLIDQGAEVRVVMTRGGSEFITPLTMQALSGHPVHLDLLDPAAEAAMGHIELAKWADLVLIAPATADLIARLAQGIADDLLTTLVLATDAVVAVAPAMNQAMWRDPATQANLQLLQSRDLKVFGPASGSQACGDVGMGRMLEATDLAQCAADCFQRQALTGKHVLITAGPTQENIDPVRYITNHSSGKMGFALAEAAVEAGARVTLITGPVHLPTPDRVTRIDVVSARDMLAACEAAIPCDLFIASAAVADYRPEVVAPQKLKKDPTSGDGLLLQMVRNPDILASIATRPDRPFSVGFAAETEHLLDYAARKLKDKNLDLIVANDVANPSIGFNSEENACSVIDRQLHATLFAQTSKGKIARQLITFIAERLNQV; this comes from the coding sequence ATGCAGCGGCTGTATCGGAAACGCATCGTTCTGGGCGTCGGCGGCGGCATTGCCGCCTACAAGAGCGCCGATCTGGTTCGAAGGCTCATCGACCAGGGCGCGGAAGTACGGGTGGTCATGACTCGCGGCGGCAGTGAATTCATCACGCCGTTGACCATGCAGGCCCTGTCCGGGCACCCGGTTCACCTGGACTTGCTCGACCCGGCGGCCGAAGCCGCCATGGGCCACATCGAGCTGGCCAAGTGGGCAGACTTGGTGTTGATCGCCCCGGCCACCGCCGACCTGATCGCCCGCCTGGCACAAGGCATCGCCGATGACCTGCTGACTACCCTCGTGCTCGCCACCGACGCGGTGGTTGCCGTCGCGCCGGCCATGAACCAGGCCATGTGGCGCGACCCGGCCACCCAGGCCAACCTGCAACTGCTCCAGAGCCGTGACCTGAAAGTCTTCGGCCCCGCGTCCGGCAGCCAGGCCTGCGGCGATGTCGGCATGGGGCGCATGCTTGAAGCCACCGACCTTGCCCAATGCGCCGCCGACTGCTTCCAGCGCCAGGCCTTGACCGGCAAACATGTGCTGATTACTGCCGGGCCAACCCAGGAAAACATTGACCCGGTGCGCTACATCACCAACCACAGCTCGGGAAAAATGGGCTTTGCACTGGCCGAGGCCGCCGTGGAAGCCGGTGCCCGGGTGACGCTGATCACCGGCCCCGTGCACCTGCCGACCCCGGACCGGGTCACGCGCATCGACGTGGTCAGCGCCCGGGACATGCTCGCGGCCTGCGAGGCGGCGATTCCGTGCGACCTGTTCATCGCCTCGGCTGCGGTGGCGGACTACCGCCCCGAAGTCGTTGCCCCGCAAAAATTGAAGAAAGACCCTACAAGCGGCGACGGCTTGTTACTACAAATGGTGCGCAACCCGGACATCCTCGCCAGCATTGCCACCCGTCCCGACCGTCCGTTCAGCGTCGGCTTCGCCGCTGAGACCGAACACTTGCTCGATTACGCCGCGCGCAAGCTCAAGGACAAGAATCTGGACTTGATCGTCGCCAATGACGTCGCCAACCCGAGCATCGGCTTCAACAGCGAAGAAAACGCCTGCAGCGTGATCGACCGCCAGTTGCACGCCACGCTTTTCGCCCAGACCAGCAAAGGCAAGATTGCCCGCCAGCTGATCACTTTTATCGCCGAACGTCTGAACCAGGTTTAA
- a CDS encoding ABC transporter substrate-binding protein, protein MRLAALPLLLAPLLLSPLAQAAALSVCTEASPEGFDVVQYNSLTTTNASADVLMNRLVDFDTASGKVVPSLADRWEVSTDGLTYLFKLRPNVKFHQTEYFTPRRDLTAEDVKFSFERMLDPANPWHKVAQSGFPHAQSMQLPALIKKIDALDPLTVRFTLDHADSTFLATLSMGFASIYSAEYAEQLMKAGTPEKLNSQPIGTGPFIFSRFQKDASIRYKANEAYFGGKPQVDPLVFAITPDANVRLQKLRRNECQIALSPKPLDVQAAKQEPTLNVAQTDAFMTAFVAINSQHPPLDKPEVRQAINLAFDKASYLKSVFEGTAQAANGPYPPNTWSYAKGLPGYNHDPAKARELLAKAGLKDGFKTTIWTRPSGSLLNPNPSLGAQLLQSDLAEIGIQAEIRVIEWGELIRRAKAGEHDLLFMGWAGDNGDPDNFLTPQFSCAAVKSGTNFARYCNPDLDKLISAGKTTGEQGVRAKLYEQAQAQIQQQALWLPLAHPTAFALTRKDVQGYAVSPFGRQDYSKVSLKP, encoded by the coding sequence ATGCGCCTCGCTGCCCTACCTTTGTTGCTCGCCCCGCTGCTGCTCAGCCCCTTGGCCCAGGCTGCCGCCTTGAGTGTCTGTACCGAGGCCAGCCCGGAAGGGTTCGATGTCGTCCAGTACAATTCATTGACGACCACTAACGCCTCTGCCGACGTGCTGATGAACCGCCTGGTGGATTTCGACACCGCCAGCGGCAAAGTGGTCCCCAGCCTGGCCGACCGCTGGGAAGTCTCCACCGACGGCCTGACGTATCTGTTCAAGCTACGCCCCAACGTCAAGTTCCACCAGACCGAATACTTCACCCCGCGCCGGGACCTGACTGCCGAAGACGTGAAGTTCAGCTTCGAGCGCATGCTCGACCCGGCAAACCCCTGGCACAAAGTGGCGCAGAGCGGCTTCCCGCATGCCCAATCCATGCAATTGCCGGCGCTGATCAAGAAAATCGACGCGCTGGACCCGCTGACCGTGCGTTTCACCCTCGATCATGCCGACTCCACGTTCCTGGCGACTTTGAGCATGGGCTTTGCCTCCATCTATTCGGCTGAATACGCCGAGCAACTGATGAAGGCTGGCACTCCAGAAAAACTCAACAGCCAGCCGATCGGTACCGGCCCGTTCATTTTCAGCCGGTTCCAGAAGGACGCCTCGATCCGCTACAAGGCCAACGAGGCTTATTTCGGCGGCAAGCCTCAGGTAGACCCGCTGGTCTTTGCCATCACGCCGGACGCCAATGTGCGCCTGCAGAAATTGCGCCGCAACGAATGCCAGATCGCTCTGTCGCCCAAGCCGCTGGACGTGCAGGCCGCCAAACAGGAACCTACGTTGAACGTGGCCCAGACCGACGCTTTCATGACCGCGTTCGTGGCGATCAACAGCCAGCATCCGCCGCTGGACAAGCCTGAGGTACGACAAGCCATCAACCTCGCCTTTGACAAGGCCAGCTATCTGAAGAGCGTTTTCGAAGGCACCGCTCAAGCCGCCAACGGCCCGTACCCGCCGAACACCTGGAGCTACGCCAAGGGCTTGCCCGGCTACAACCATGACCCGGCCAAGGCCCGTGAGCTGCTGGCCAAGGCCGGCCTCAAGGACGGCTTCAAGACCACCATCTGGACCCGCCCTTCCGGCAGCCTGCTCAACCCCAACCCCAGCCTCGGCGCGCAGTTGCTGCAATCGGACCTGGCAGAAATCGGCATCCAGGCCGAAATCCGGGTGATCGAATGGGGCGAACTCATCCGTCGTGCCAAGGCCGGCGAGCATGACCTGTTGTTCATGGGCTGGGCGGGCGACAACGGCGACCCGGACAACTTCCTCACGCCGCAGTTTTCCTGCGCGGCGGTCAAGTCCGGCACCAACTTCGCCCGCTATTGCAACCCTGACCTGGACAAGCTGATCAGCGCCGGCAAGACCACCGGCGAGCAAGGCGTGCGCGCCAAGCTCTACGAACAGGCCCAGGCCCAGATCCAGCAACAGGCCTTATGGCTGCCCCTGGCGCACCCGACCGCCTTCGCGCTGACCCGCAAGGATGTGCAGGGTTATGCGGTGAGCCCATTTGGGCGGCAGGATTATTCGAAGGTCAGCCTCAAGCCGTAA
- the rpmB gene encoding 50S ribosomal protein L28, producing the protein MSRVCQVTGKGPVTGNNISHANNKTRRRFLPNLQHHRFWVEEEKRFVRLRVSAKGMRIIDKRGISVVLAELRRDGKV; encoded by the coding sequence ATGTCGAGAGTCTGTCAAGTTACCGGTAAGGGTCCGGTGACTGGGAATAACATTTCCCACGCAAACAACAAAACCCGTCGTCGTTTCCTGCCGAACCTGCAGCATCACCGCTTCTGGGTTGAAGAAGAGAAACGTTTTGTGCGTCTGCGCGTATCTGCCAAGGGCATGCGTATCATCGACAAGCGTGGCATCAGTGTCGTGCTGGCCGAACTTCGTCGCGATGGCAAGGTTTAA
- the rpmG gene encoding 50S ribosomal protein L33, with amino-acid sequence MRELIRLISSAGTGHFYTTDKNKRTTPDKIEIKKYDPVVRKHVIYKEGKIK; translated from the coding sequence ATGCGTGAATTGATTCGTTTGATCTCGAGCGCCGGTACTGGTCACTTCTACACTACCGACAAGAACAAGCGTACTACCCCGGACAAAATCGAGATCAAGAAATATGATCCGGTTGTTCGCAAGCACGTGATCTACAAGGAAGGCAAAATCAAGTAA
- a CDS encoding peptidase inhibitor: MPVLPDQCDLAIAQYTIGQKCTPELLEEVRALANGAPVRATGPKYPTSWDLRPRRINLHTNADRIIVSINCG, translated from the coding sequence ATGCCCGTCTTACCCGATCAATGCGACTTGGCCATCGCTCAATACACCATCGGCCAAAAATGCACCCCCGAGCTGCTTGAAGAGGTTCGCGCCCTGGCCAACGGCGCGCCCGTTCGCGCCACAGGCCCGAAATACCCTACAAGCTGGGATCTGCGTCCGCGACGCATCAACCTGCACACCAATGCCGACAGGATCATCGTCAGCATCAACTGCGGTTGA
- a CDS encoding cupin domain-containing protein, protein MSIQDIVDFSQANTIAERYRPDAAKVLKGDPEQAVFNHYNSPCGQMNAGVWEGAIGQWRVNYTEHEYCEIVQGVSVLRDDDGNAKTLRAGDRFVIPAGFTGTWEVLEPCRKIYVVFEQKA, encoded by the coding sequence ATGAGCATTCAGGACATCGTCGATTTCAGCCAGGCCAATACCATCGCCGAACGCTATCGCCCGGACGCGGCCAAAGTGCTCAAGGGCGACCCCGAACAAGCGGTGTTCAACCACTACAACAGCCCGTGCGGGCAGATGAATGCAGGGGTCTGGGAAGGCGCCATCGGCCAGTGGCGGGTCAATTACACCGAGCATGAATATTGCGAGATCGTCCAGGGCGTCTCCGTGCTGCGGGACGACGATGGCAATGCCAAGACCCTGCGGGCCGGTGACCGCTTTGTGATTCCGGCCGGGTTCACCGGCACCTGGGAAGTGCTGGAGCCGTGCCGCAAGATCTATGTGGTGTTCGAGCAGAAGGCTTGA
- a CDS encoding aldehyde dehydrogenase — protein MTTLTRADWEQRARDLQIEGRAFINGEYTDAVSGETFDCLSPVDGRLLGKVASCDAADAQRAVENARATFNSGVWSRLAPSKRKATMIRFAGLLKQNAEELALLETLDMGKPISDSLNIDVPGAAQALSWSGEAIDKIYDEVAATPHDQLGLVTREPVGVVGAIVPWNFPLMMACWKLGPALSTGNSVVLKPSEKSPLTAIRIAALAIEAGIPKGVLNVLPGYGHTVGKALALHMDVDTLVFTGSTKIAKQLMIYSGESNMKRVWLEAGGKSPNIVFADAPDLQAAAESAASAIAFNQGEVCTAGSRLLVERSIKDTFLPLVIEALKGWKPGNPLDPATNVGALVDTQQMNTVLSYIEAGHSDGAKLVAGGKRILEETGGTYVEPTIFDGVSNAMKIAQEEIFGPVLSVIAFDTAEEAIQIANDTPYGLAAAVWTRDISKAHLTAKALRAGSVWVNQYDGGDMTAPFGGFKQSGNGRDKSLHAFDKYTELKATWIKL, from the coding sequence ATGACCACCCTGACTCGTGCCGACTGGGAACAACGCGCCCGCGACCTGCAGATCGAAGGCCGTGCCTTCATCAACGGCGAGTACACCGATGCGGTGTCCGGCGAAACCTTCGATTGTCTCAGCCCGGTCGATGGCCGCTTGCTGGGCAAGGTCGCCAGCTGCGATGCCGCCGATGCCCAGCGAGCCGTCGAAAACGCTCGTGCCACTTTCAACTCTGGCGTCTGGTCACGCCTGGCGCCAAGCAAGCGCAAAGCAACCATGATTCGTTTCGCCGGGCTGCTCAAGCAGAACGCCGAGGAATTGGCCCTGCTCGAAACCCTGGACATGGGCAAGCCGATCAGTGACTCCCTGAACATCGACGTTCCCGGCGCGGCACAAGCGCTGAGCTGGAGCGGCGAAGCCATCGACAAGATCTACGATGAAGTGGCCGCTACCCCGCACGATCAGTTGGGCCTGGTAACCCGCGAGCCGGTGGGCGTCGTCGGCGCTATCGTACCGTGGAACTTCCCACTGATGATGGCCTGCTGGAAGCTCGGTCCGGCGCTGTCCACCGGTAATTCGGTGGTGCTCAAGCCGTCGGAGAAATCCCCGCTGACTGCCATTCGCATTGCGGCATTGGCCATCGAAGCCGGCATTCCGAAGGGTGTGTTGAACGTGTTGCCTGGTTATGGCCATACCGTCGGCAAGGCCCTGGCGCTGCACATGGATGTCGATACGCTGGTGTTTACCGGTTCCACCAAAATTGCCAAACAGCTGATGATCTATTCCGGCGAATCCAACATGAAACGCGTCTGGCTGGAAGCCGGCGGCAAAAGCCCGAACATCGTGTTCGCCGATGCCCCGGACCTGCAAGCTGCGGCCGAGTCCGCTGCCAGCGCCATCGCGTTCAACCAGGGCGAAGTCTGCACCGCCGGCTCGCGTTTGCTGGTGGAGCGTTCCATCAAGGACACGTTCCTGCCCCTGGTGATCGAGGCCCTCAAGGGCTGGAAGCCAGGCAACCCACTGGACCCGGCCACCAATGTCGGCGCCCTGGTGGATACCCAGCAGATGAACACCGTGCTGTCCTACATCGAGGCGGGTCACAGCGACGGCGCCAAGCTTGTGGCCGGTGGCAAGCGGATTCTCGAGGAAACCGGTGGCACCTACGTTGAGCCAACGATTTTCGACGGTGTGAGCAATGCGATGAAAATCGCCCAGGAAGAAATTTTCGGCCCGGTGCTGTCGGTCATCGCCTTCGACACGGCCGAAGAGGCTATCCAGATCGCCAACGATACGCCGTACGGCCTCGCCGCAGCGGTATGGACCCGGGACATCTCCAAGGCCCACCTCACCGCCAAGGCGCTGCGTGCCGGCAGCGTGTGGGTCAACCAGTACGATGGCGGCGACATGACCGCACCGTTCGGCGGCTTCAAGCAGTCGGGCAACGGTCGCGACAAGTCGCTCCATGCGTTCGACAAATACACCGAGCTGAAGGCGACCTGGATCAAGCTCTGA